The following coding sequences lie in one Haematobia irritans isolate KBUSLIRL chromosome 3, ASM5000362v1, whole genome shotgun sequence genomic window:
- the LOC142230926 gene encoding uncharacterized protein LOC142230926, whose protein sequence is MISPAEKKRLKMDVATAPRIYGLPKTHKDGYPLRPICSSIDSPSSNLCKYIGNLLKILTQDSKYNIKDSLQFKNKIKNLTIKEDEKLVSFDVVSLFPSVPVDLALKIIESRWQELEGHTRLTKNIFMKILKFCIVENRYFTYEDKTYKQKRGLPMGSSASPIVADIVMEHLLDNCMENLTTKPKILTKYVDDIFAVVREGAIHEILTTLNGFHNSIKFTVEIEKNGRIPYLDTLVIRKENYKLGLDWYQKPTASGRIMNYFSQHPKRIVINTAKNLINRVLNISDKEYHSKNKSIIRDILHNNNFPKYLINDLISQFKPEGKKQNENKNEETIYKSLVYVNKLSERITNSEIFDKGQYTLAHKSNNTLKKLFSNMKTKIPTMEKHNTIYEIPCGGNNKEKCEKVYVGTSKNKLKTRISGHKSDIKLRTNSNTTKTALAGHCARNNHTPNFDDVRILERENNYSKRFTLETLHINNVPASKRMNFKVDTENIAHCYRHLLRKRKQQIHGSDHRAIVKTTQCNTDS, encoded by the coding sequence ATGATTTCGCCTGCAGAGAAAAAGCGACTAAAAATGGACGTAGCTACAGCACCAAGGATTTATGGCTTGCCAAAAACACATAAAGATGGTTATCCATTACGGCCAATTTGCTCATCTATAGATTCACCTTCGAGCAATCTCTGCAAGTACATTGGAaaccttttaaaaattttaacacaggACTCGAAGTACAATATAAAAGACTCCCtgcaatttaaaaataagatCAAGAACCTGACTATCAAGGAGGATGAAAAATTAGTATCTTTTGACGTTGTGTCCCTATTCCCAAGTGTACCGGTTGACTTAGCTTTAAAAATCATCGAAAGTAGATGGCAAGAATTGGAGGGCCATACTAGACTTACAAagaatatatttatgaaaattttaaaattctgcaTAGTGGAGAATAGATACTTTACGTATGAAGACAAAACATATAAACAAAAGAGAGGACTGCCGATGGGATCATCTGCTTCACCTATTGTAGCTGATATAGTTATGGAACATTTACTGGACAACTGCATGGAAAACTtgacaacaaaaccaaaaatcttgacgaaatatGTGGACGATATATTTGCTGTGGTTCGGGAAGGTGCAATACATGAGATCTTGACAACATTAAATGGCTTCCATAATAGCATAAAATTCACGGTAGAAATAGAGAAAAACGGCAGAATTCCATACTTAGACACGCTGGTTATCAGGaaggaaaattataaacttggtTTAGATTGGTACCAAAAACCAACAGCATCGGGGAgaataatgaattatttttcacaaCACCCAAAAAGGATAGTGATTAACACAGCAAAAAATCTTATAAACAGGGTGTTAAACATAAGTGACAAAGAATATCATTCTAAAAACAAATCCATTATTAGAGATATTCTAcacaacaataattttccaaaatatttaattaatgacTTAATATCACAATTTAAACCGGAGgggaaaaaacaaaacgaaaataaaaacgagGAAACAATATACAAGTCACTAGTATATgtcaacaaattatcagaacGAATTACAAACTCTGAAATCTTTGATAAAGGACAATACACTTTAGCACACAAGTCAAACAatactctcaaaaaattattttccaacatgAAAACCAAGATCCCCACTATGGAAAAACATAATACGATTTATGAAATACCGtgcggtggaaataataaagaaaaatgtgaaaaagtttATGTAGGAACatccaaaaacaaattaaaaacaagaatttCAGGACATAAATCGGATATTAAATTACGCACCAACTCGAATACCACAAAAACGGCACTAGCAGGCCACTGTGCGAGAAACAATCATACCCCAAACTTTGACGACGTAAGAATATTAGAAAGAGAGAATAATTACAGCAAAAGGTTTACACTAGAAACACTTCACATAAACAATGTACCTGCAAGCAAACGAATGAACTTCAAAGTTGATACAGAAAACATCGCTCACTGTTACAGGCATTTGCTTCggaaaaggaaacaacaaatacatggtagTGATCATCGTGCAATAGTAAAAACAACTCAGTGCAATACAGACAGCTGA